The nucleotide window CGGGTTCCTCGTTGTCATCGCTGGCGTCGCAGGCGGCTACTTGTGGGAGGGCGGGTCGCTGCACCTGCTCAACCAGCCGGCCGAGTTCGTCATCATCGGCGGCGCCGCGCTGGGCGTGCTCGTGATCGGCACGCCGATGGCGGTGCTCCACGAGCTCAGCCATCAGCTCAAGCGGATGCTCACGGCGCCGCCCACGCGCAAGGAGTACGCGGATCTGCTCGTCATGCTCTACCAGCTCTTCCGGGTGGCGCAGTCCACCGGGGTGATGGCGCTCGAGCCGCATCTCGACAACCCCGCCGAGAGCTCGGTCTTCTCGAAGTACCCGAAGTTCCTGGCCCGCAAGAGCGCGGTGTCGTTCCTCTCCGACTCGGCGCGCGTCATCATCGTGGGCGGCATCTCGCCGCACGACTTCGAGAGCCTGATGTACGAGGATCTCGAGCTGCGGCAGCACGAGCAACTGCTGCCGGCCGACACGCTGACGAAGGTCGGCGACGCGCTGCCCGGCCTCGGCATCGTCGCGGCCGTGCTGGGCGTCGTCATCACGATGCAGGCGATCGACGGGCCGGTCACCGAGATCGGACACAAGGTCGGCGCCGCGCTGGTCGGCACGTTCCTCGGCATCCTCCTGTCGTACGGCTTCGTGCAGCCGCTCGCCGCGAACCTCGAGCATCGCGTCAAAGAGGAGCTGCACATGGAGCAGGCGATCAAGGCGGCGCTGCTGGCCACGCACAAGGGCTTCGCGCCGGCCATCGCCGTGGAGTTCGCGCGGCGGGTCGTGCCGGACGAAGTGCGGCCGACGTTCGAGGAGACCGAGCAGTTGTGCCGCGAGGCCCGCTCCTCCGATGCGCACGCGGCGGCCGCCTAGCCATGAAAGCCGCCGCGCAGCCCATCATCGTCGTTCGCCGCAAGAAGGCCGCGCACAAACATCATGGCGGCGCGTGGAAGGTCGCCTACGCCGACTTCGTCACGGCGATGATGGCGTTCTTCCTCGTCATGTGGCTGGCCGCGCAGGACAGCCGGATCCGGTCGGCCGTCGCCGGGTACTTCCAGCAGCCCGGGCTGCTGCCGCACGAGCAGTCGAACGGCATCATGGAGAGCGGCCGCGGCGGCATCGACGCGCAGGGCGCCGGCGTGCTCCAGCGGATGCCGTCCGGCACGGTGGAGGCCGAGCAGGCCGCGCTGACGTCGGCCGCCGAGCACATCCGCACCGTGCTGGGCACGGGGGAGTTCACCGCGCTGCGCGAGCAGATCGAGCTGTCGGTCACGGCCGAAGGGCTGCGCATCGAGCTCGTCGAACGCAACGGATCCAGCTTCTTCGACAGCGGGAGCGCGGTGCTCCGCGGGGAGAGCGTCAGGATCCTCTCGATCATCGCGCACGAGATCGGCGGGCTGCCGAACGACGTGGTGATCGAAGGGCATACCGACAGCGCGCCCTACACGCGCGGCGAGAAGTACGGCAACTGGGAACTGTCGGCCGATCGCGCGAACGCGGCGAGACGGGTCATGGAAACGCAGGGGCTCCACGCCGGCCAGACCAAGGCCGTGCGCGGCTTCGCCGACACGGACCTTCGGTTCAAGGACCAGCCGCTCGACGCGCGCAACCGCCGGGTCTCGATCGTCGTCCGCAGCCAGGTCGCGGCCGCGCTCGAGACCGCCGTGCGCGAAGGACAGACGCCGGCCCCGCCGCCCGTCAAGGAGCGGACGGTCTTCGATCCGCCTGCGTCCGCAGGGCGGTGATCGCGGATCGGTCAGGGGGGAGGCGCGAGCGGGGCGTGGCCCGCCCGGCGGTCGGACCTACTTCATCGACAGGAGCCGCGCGAACCGGGACGGTTTGCGGGCGACGACGCGGTTGCGCCCCTTCTGCTTGGCCTCGTAGAGGGCCTGATCGGCGCGCTGGATCAGCACGGCGGCCGAGTCGTTGGCGGTGAGCTGCGTGACGCCGCAACTGACGGTGAACCGCACCGAGCGCGCGTCGCCGTCGACCTCGTACTCGTAGCTTCTGGACGCGATCTCCCGCAGGACCTGGGTCAGCCGCGTCTCGGCCTGCCGCAGATCGGCGCCCTTGAGGATGACGGCGAACTCCTCGCCGCCGTAGCGGGCGACGAAGTCGCTGCTGCGCACGCTGTTGCGCAGCCAGTCGGCCGTGCAGAACAGCACCCGATCGCCGATCGGATGTCCGTGCGTATCGTTGATCTGCTTGAAGTGATCCACGTCGACCATGGCGAGCGCGAGCGGCGTCTCGTCCTTGTGGCAGCGCTCCACTAGCTCGGCCAGCGTGCGATCGAACGCGCCGCGATTGGCGAGCCGCGTCAGCGCGTCGGTCGACGCCTCGGCCTCGGCTTTCATGAGGTCCGCTTCCAGCACGACGACGCGCTTCGACAGGTTCGTCAGGGTTTCGGTGTCGCGCTGCTTCTTCTCCTCGACGAGACGGTTGAGGGCGTCCACCTCGAAGGTGAGCTGGCTCTTGAGGTCGCGGATGTCCTCGAGCCGCGTCATCATGCGGAACCGGTCGGCGCTCGATTCCAGCCTGGAATTAAAATCGGACGAGTCCCCGAGCATCCGGGCGGCGGCTTCCCGGAGGATGGCCACCATGTCCATGAGCTCTGATTCCCGCGTCTTCCGGTCGTGATCCAGCGAGTGGAGGTACCGCTCGCAGGTCTTCACGCACTCGGCGGCGGCGGCGCGTTCCTCCTGGGGGTGAAGGTGTCGCGAGAACGTCTCCCGGAACGCCGCGAGCTCGCTGCGCAGCGCGGCCGTGTCCTTGTTGTCGGACACGACCGTGCCGTCGATGACGAGCCTGAGCACGTTCTGGGCGAGCGATTTCCAAACCGATACGCCGCTGTCGGAACTGTCGACTGGCTTGCGCAGATCGAGCTCTACGAGGGCACCCACGGACCGGATATCGGCTTCGCCACGCGCGTCTTTACCGTTCGCCGGCCATCAACTGAAGGAACCTGCTCGTGAGGCACGCATTTCGCTCTTCGTGGACGCGGCTCGCCGCGATCGCGCTGCTCGCATCGGCGGGGTGTGCCGTCGCATCGTCGACCTCACCGTACTTCGGCGAGGTCCGGCCACCAGACGGGCAGGTGCTCCGCTACATCTCGGGATCC belongs to Acidobacteriota bacterium and includes:
- the motA gene encoding flagellar motor stator protein MotA, whose amino-acid sequence is MLVPVGFLVVIAGVAGGYLWEGGSLHLLNQPAEFVIIGGAALGVLVIGTPMAVLHELSHQLKRMLTAPPTRKEYADLLVMLYQLFRVAQSTGVMALEPHLDNPAESSVFSKYPKFLARKSAVSFLSDSARVIIVGGISPHDFESLMYEDLELRQHEQLLPADTLTKVGDALPGLGIVAAVLGVVITMQAIDGPVTEIGHKVGAALVGTFLGILLSYGFVQPLAANLEHRVKEELHMEQAIKAALLATHKGFAPAIAVEFARRVVPDEVRPTFEETEQLCREARSSDAHAAAA
- a CDS encoding GGDEF domain-containing protein; protein product: MGALVELDLRKPVDSSDSGVSVWKSLAQNVLRLVIDGTVVSDNKDTAALRSELAAFRETFSRHLHPQEERAAAAECVKTCERYLHSLDHDRKTRESELMDMVAILREAAARMLGDSSDFNSRLESSADRFRMMTRLEDIRDLKSQLTFEVDALNRLVEEKKQRDTETLTNLSKRVVVLEADLMKAEAEASTDALTRLANRGAFDRTLAELVERCHKDETPLALAMVDVDHFKQINDTHGHPIGDRVLFCTADWLRNSVRSSDFVARYGGEEFAVILKGADLRQAETRLTQVLREIASRSYEYEVDGDARSVRFTVSCGVTQLTANDSAAVLIQRADQALYEAKQKGRNRVVARKPSRFARLLSMK
- a CDS encoding OmpA family protein, giving the protein MKAAAQPIIVVRRKKAAHKHHGGAWKVAYADFVTAMMAFFLVMWLAAQDSRIRSAVAGYFQQPGLLPHEQSNGIMESGRGGIDAQGAGVLQRMPSGTVEAEQAALTSAAEHIRTVLGTGEFTALREQIELSVTAEGLRIELVERNGSSFFDSGSAVLRGESVRILSIIAHEIGGLPNDVVIEGHTDSAPYTRGEKYGNWELSADRANAARRVMETQGLHAGQTKAVRGFADTDLRFKDQPLDARNRRVSIVVRSQVAAALETAVREGQTPAPPPVKERTVFDPPASAGR